A genomic segment from Nicotiana sylvestris chromosome 1, ASM39365v2, whole genome shotgun sequence encodes:
- the LOC104223293 gene encoding uncharacterized protein has translation MVCSIPHTKKLFISGDFNDHIGASDRSYDDVHGEFGFGDRNEGGNSLLDLARAFDLAIANSSFPKREEHLFTFRNSMGKTQIDYLLCRKCDKSLCTDCKAIPSEHITTLHGLLVMDLEIKKSRRKRTGCRQPKIKWGSLTKGKAQELGESCWL, from the coding sequence ATGGTGTGTAGTATCCCGCACACAAAGAAGTTGTTCATTAGCGGAGATTTCAACGACCATATTGGGGCGAGTGATAGGAGTTATGATGATGTGCATGGCGAGTTCGGTTTTGGGGATAGGAATGAGGGAGGTAATTCATTATTGGATCTTGCTAGAGCTTTTGATTTGGCTATAGCTAACTCGAGTTTTCCGAAGAGGGAAGAGCACCTGTTCACTTTCCGGAATTCAATGGGTAAGACTCAGATTGATTATCTTCTCTGCAGGAAATGCGATAAAAGTCTGTGCACTGACTGCAAGGCCATCCCAAGTGAGCACATTACGACCCTACATGGGCTCCTAGTTATGGACCTGGAGATCAAGAAGAGTAGGAGGAAGAGGACAGGGTGCAGGCAACCTAAGATCAAGTGGGGTAGCTTGACCAAGGGCAAAGCTCAGGAGTTAGGGGAGAGTTGTTGGTTATGA